The Syntrophorhabdaceae bacterium genome includes a window with the following:
- a CDS encoding YwbE family protein gives MDGTIRSNIQRGIKVSIVLKKDQRTGVLTNGTVKDILTASPQHPHGIKVRLESGEIGRVKKILL, from the coding sequence ATGGACGGAACAATACGATCTAATATTCAACGGGGCATTAAAGTATCAATTGTCCTGAAAAAGGATCAGCGGACAGGCGTACTGACGAATGGGACGGTAAAGGATATTCTCACCGCATCGCCACAACATCCGCATGGAATAAAAGTCCGTCTGGAAAGCGGAGAAATAGGCCGGGTAAAGAAAATACTCCTCTAG